One Zea mays cultivar B73 unplaced genomic scaffold, Zm-B73-REFERENCE-NAM-5.0 scaffold_88, whole genome shotgun sequence genomic region harbors:
- the LOC103626742 gene encoding uncharacterized protein LOC103626742 encodes MSDSLVRVSRRVGWGARRPLQRSAPRGAPEARGYRPRRRRLPGAPRAPGLWPPARATTVHAPSRSADQQEPFRIRPVRVASPHPLPSRQFQALFDSLFKVLFIFPSRYLFAIGLSPVFSLGRSLPPDLGCIPKQPDSLTAPRGATGSGPDGALTLPGVPFQRTWARSVAEDASPDYNSGGEAARFSSWAAPGSLAVTRGILVSFFSSAYLYA; translated from the coding sequence atgtcagactccttggtccgtgtttcaagacgggtcggatggggagctcgcaggccgttgcagcgcagcgccccgaggggcgcgccagaggcgcgcggataccgtccgcgccgacgacggctgccgggggcgcctagggcccccgggctttggccgccggcgcgggcgacaacggtccacgccccgagccgatcggcggaccagcaggagccgttccgcatacggccggtgcgcgtcgccagcccccatccgcttccctcccggcaatttcaagcactctttgactctcttttcaaagtccttttcatctttccctcgcggtacttgttcgctatcggtctctcgcctgtatttagccttggacggagtttaccgcccgatttgggctgcattcccaaacaacccgactcgttgacggcgcctcgtggtgcgacagggtccgggccggacggggctctcaccctcccaggcgtccctttccagagaacttgggcccggtccgtcgctgaggacgcctctccagactacaattcgggcggcgaggccgcccgattctcaagctgggctgctcccggttcgctcgccgttactaggggaatcctcgtaagtttcttctcctccgcttatttatatgcttaa